One part of the Bradyrhizobium sp. CB1650 genome encodes these proteins:
- a CDS encoding TlpA disulfide reductase family protein, translating into MLDKKPSATRRIPLVIATVVIGGLAGFAALYGLGLSRAPSGDPACRAAVTTARKIAPLAHGEVAALTMASAPLKLPDLAFEDADGKPKKLSDFRGKTLLVNLWATWCVPCRKEMPALEELQAKMSGPNFEVVAINIDTRDPEKPKNFLKEANLTRLGYFNDQKAKVFQDLKAIGRALGMPTSVLVDPQGCEIATIAGPAEWASEDALKLIRAAVNPAAAGL; encoded by the coding sequence ATGCTCGACAAGAAGCCCTCCGCCACGCGCCGGATCCCCCTCGTCATCGCCACCGTGGTGATCGGGGGCCTGGCCGGCTTTGCCGCGCTGTACGGGCTGGGTCTGAGTCGGGCACCCAGCGGCGATCCGGCCTGCCGGGCGGCCGTGACGACCGCGCGGAAGATCGCGCCGCTCGCCCATGGCGAGGTGGCGGCGCTGACCATGGCGAGCGCACCCCTGAAGCTGCCCGACCTCGCCTTCGAGGACGCCGACGGCAAGCCGAAGAAGCTCTCTGATTTCCGCGGCAAGACGCTGCTGGTCAACCTTTGGGCCACCTGGTGCGTACCCTGCCGCAAGGAAATGCCGGCGTTGGAGGAGCTCCAGGCCAAGATGAGCGGACCGAATTTCGAGGTGGTGGCGATCAATATCGACACCCGCGACCCGGAGAAGCCGAAAAACTTCCTGAAAGAGGCCAATTTGACCAGGCTCGGTTATTTCAATGACCAAAAAGCCAAGGTTTTTCAGGATCTTAAGGCAATAGGCCGGGCGCTGGGCATGCCGACCTCGGTGCTGGTGGACCCCCAGGGCTGCGAGATCGCGACGATCGCCGGGCCCGCCGAATGGGCGAGCGAGGACGCGCTGAAGCTGATCCGGGCCGCAGTGAATCCTGCGGCCGCGGGGCTTTAA
- a CDS encoding TIGR02302 family protein — protein MNGVTPDPSDPIRDGDALSRLKLTQALQRATYAIAWERAWPHLARLLTVAGLFLVVSWAGLWLALPSVARAIGLAVFAGLAAAALFPLIRFRWPSREQALSRLDRGSGIRHRPATTLTDTLTSQDPVAQALWQAQRERTLASLKRIRAGLPHPRLVIHDPWALRALVMVMLVATFFAAGDERALRLGAAFDWNGVLAPTNVRVDAWVTPPVYTAKPPVILSAASKEAAALPANGPLAVPAGSTLIVRSSGGSLDVAVSGGLKEAAPAEAAPKGTNERHFTIAGDGAAHVRAPSGQPQWTFTATPDRPPTIALAKDPERQARGALQLAYKIEDDYGVTGAEAQFAPRPADSKDGNKGNKDSDAKAARPLFQPPQFALVLPNARTRNGVGQTVKDLSEDPYAGADVTLTLTAKDEAGNEAKSEPFNMRLPERLFTKPLARALIEQRRILALDANRNADVYAALDALMIAPEMFTPEAGQYLGLHSVARQLEAARTDDALREVVASLWALAVTIEDGNISDVDKALRAAQDALKQALERGASDEEIKKLTQDLRQALDNFMRQLAEQFRNNPQQLARPLDPNTKVLRQQDLNSMIDRMERLSRSGDKDAAKQLLDQLQQMLEGLQMAQPGQSGESDMEQALNELGDMIRKQQQLRDKTFKQGQDSRRDRMRGKQQGDQSMSDLQQDQQALRDRLKKLQEDLAKRGLSQNGQKGQKGQRGQQGEQGQKGQGQQGQDGDQDGDQGDDDNGLDTADNAMGDAGSKLGDGNADGAVDSQGKALDALRKGAQKMAEAMQQGDGDGQGDGPGNRAGRQQSGGNQTDPLGRPLHGREFGDDYTVKIPGEIDVQRVRRILEELRRRLGDPSRPQIELDYLERLLKDF, from the coding sequence TTGAACGGCGTCACCCCTGACCCGTCAGACCCGATCCGCGATGGCGACGCTCTGTCGCGGTTGAAGCTGACGCAGGCCCTGCAGCGGGCCACATATGCAATCGCATGGGAGCGCGCTTGGCCGCATCTGGCGCGCCTGTTGACCGTTGCCGGGCTGTTCCTCGTGGTTTCCTGGGCCGGTCTCTGGCTGGCGCTGCCCTCTGTGGCACGCGCGATTGGTCTCGCTGTCTTCGCGGGCCTCGCGGCCGCCGCCCTGTTCCCGCTGATTCGTTTCCGTTGGCCGAGCCGCGAGCAGGCCTTGAGCCGGCTCGACCGCGGTTCGGGTATCCGTCACCGTCCGGCGACGACCCTCACGGACACCCTGACCTCGCAGGATCCGGTCGCGCAGGCGCTGTGGCAGGCCCAACGTGAGCGCACGCTGGCCTCGCTCAAGCGCATCCGTGCCGGTTTGCCGCATCCGCGCCTTGTCATCCACGACCCCTGGGCGTTGCGCGCGCTGGTCATGGTGATGCTGGTTGCGACCTTCTTCGCCGCCGGCGACGAGCGCGCGCTGCGGTTGGGTGCCGCCTTCGACTGGAACGGCGTGCTGGCGCCGACCAACGTCCGCGTCGATGCCTGGGTCACCCCGCCGGTCTATACTGCGAAGCCGCCGGTCATCCTGTCGGCCGCCAGCAAGGAAGCCGCAGCGTTGCCGGCGAACGGGCCGCTTGCCGTTCCCGCTGGCTCGACGTTGATCGTGCGCTCCTCCGGCGGCAGCCTCGATGTCGCCGTCTCCGGCGGCCTCAAGGAAGCCGCTCCTGCGGAAGCCGCGCCCAAGGGCACCAACGAGAGGCACTTTACGATCGCCGGCGACGGCGCCGCGCACGTCCGCGCGCCCTCGGGCCAGCCGCAATGGACCTTCACCGCGACGCCGGACCGGCCGCCGACGATCGCGCTCGCCAAGGACCCTGAGCGCCAGGCGCGCGGTGCGCTGCAGCTCGCCTACAAGATCGAGGACGATTACGGCGTGACCGGCGCCGAGGCGCAGTTCGCCCCGCGTCCCGCCGATTCCAAGGACGGCAACAAGGGCAACAAGGATTCCGATGCCAAGGCGGCCCGGCCCCTGTTTCAGCCGCCGCAATTCGCCCTCGTGCTGCCAAATGCGCGCACCCGCAACGGCGTCGGCCAGACGGTGAAGGACCTCAGTGAAGATCCCTATGCCGGCGCCGACGTGACCCTGACACTCACCGCCAAGGACGAGGCCGGCAACGAGGCGAAAAGCGAGCCCTTCAACATGCGCCTGCCGGAGCGGCTCTTCACCAAGCCGCTCGCGCGCGCGCTGATCGAGCAGCGCCGCATCCTTGCGCTCGACGCCAACAGGAATGCTGACGTCTACGCCGCGCTCGATGCGCTGATGATCGCGCCTGAAATGTTCACGCCCGAGGCCGGGCAATATCTCGGGCTCCACAGCGTCGCGCGGCAGCTCGAAGCGGCGCGGACCGACGATGCGCTGCGCGAGGTGGTGGCGAGCCTGTGGGCGCTCGCAGTGACGATCGAGGACGGCAACATCAGCGACGTCGACAAGGCGCTCCGCGCGGCACAGGACGCGCTGAAGCAGGCCCTGGAGCGCGGTGCGAGCGACGAGGAAATCAAGAAGCTCACGCAGGATCTGCGCCAGGCGCTGGACAATTTCATGCGTCAGCTCGCCGAGCAGTTCCGCAACAATCCGCAGCAGCTCGCCCGGCCGCTCGATCCCAATACCAAGGTCCTGCGCCAGCAGGACCTCAACAGCATGATCGACCGCATGGAGCGCCTGTCGCGCTCCGGCGACAAGGACGCGGCCAAGCAGTTGCTCGATCAGCTTCAGCAGATGCTGGAGGGCCTGCAGATGGCGCAGCCGGGGCAGTCCGGCGAGAGCGACATGGAGCAGGCGCTCAACGAGCTCGGCGACATGATCCGCAAGCAGCAGCAACTGCGCGACAAGACCTTCAAGCAGGGCCAGGACTCCCGGCGCGACCGGATGCGCGGCAAGCAGCAGGGCGACCAGTCGATGTCCGACCTCCAGCAGGACCAGCAGGCGCTGCGCGATCGGCTGAAGAAGCTGCAGGAGGACCTCGCCAAGCGCGGTCTCTCGCAGAACGGCCAGAAGGGGCAGAAGGGTCAGCGCGGTCAGCAGGGCGAACAGGGACAAAAGGGCCAGGGTCAGCAGGGACAAGACGGCGATCAGGACGGCGACCAGGGCGATGACGACAACGGCCTGGATACTGCCGACAACGCCATGGGCGATGCCGGCTCCAAGCTCGGCGACGGCAATGCCGATGGTGCCGTGGACTCCCAGGGCAAGGCGCTGGATGCGCTGCGCAAGGGCGCGCAGAAGATGGCCGAGGCGATGCAGCAGGGCGATGGCGACGGCCAGGGCGACGGTCCCGGCAACCGCGCCGGCCGGCAGCAGAGCGGCGGCAACCAGACCGACCCGCTCGGCCGGCCCTTGCACGGCCGCGAATTCGGCGACGATTACACGGTGAAGATCCCCGGCGAGATCGACGTCCAGCGCGTCCGCCGCATCCTCGAAGAGCTCCGCCGCCGCCTCGGCGACCCCTCGCGTCCGCAGATCGAGCTCGATTATCTCGAGCGGCTGCTGAAGGATTTTTGA
- the lysA gene encoding diaminopimelate decarboxylase codes for MNHFDYRNGVLHAEAVNLSELAATVGTPFYCYSTATLERHYRVFTEAFAGEKVLVCYAMKANSNQSVLRTLAKLGAGADVVSGGELKRAIAAGIPGSKILFSGVGKTEAELRAALAADILCINVESEPELDLLSRLATEMGKTARISVRVNPDVDAGTHAKISTGKSENKFGIPIAHAREVYAHAAKLPGIEVTGTDVHIGSQITDLANMEIAFRILAEFVQTLRADGHNISHVDFGGGLGIPYYMDREAPPAPDAYAAMVRRVTHNLGCTLMFEPGRMIVGNAGILVTKVIYVKHGDGKNFVIIDAAMNDLIRPTLYEAHHDILPVQQPAKGAATIMADVVGPVCETGDYLALDRTLATPKAGDLLAIMTAGAYGAVQAGTYNTRPLVPEVLVKDDQYAVVRPRIEVEQLIAMDKPAPWL; via the coding sequence ATGAACCATTTCGACTATCGCAACGGCGTGCTGCACGCCGAGGCGGTGAACCTGTCCGAGCTCGCTGCGACCGTCGGCACGCCGTTCTATTGCTATTCGACCGCGACGCTGGAGCGGCACTATCGCGTCTTCACCGAGGCCTTTGCCGGCGAGAAGGTGCTGGTCTGCTACGCCATGAAGGCCAACTCCAACCAGTCGGTGCTGCGCACGCTGGCAAAGCTCGGGGCCGGCGCCGACGTCGTCTCGGGAGGTGAGCTGAAGCGCGCGATCGCCGCGGGCATCCCCGGCAGCAAGATCCTGTTCTCCGGCGTCGGCAAGACGGAAGCAGAGCTGCGCGCCGCGCTCGCCGCCGACATCCTCTGCATCAATGTCGAATCCGAGCCCGAGCTCGACTTGCTCTCGCGCCTCGCCACCGAGATGGGCAAGACCGCGCGCATCTCCGTCCGCGTCAATCCCGACGTCGACGCCGGCACGCACGCAAAGATCTCCACCGGCAAGTCCGAGAACAAGTTCGGCATCCCGATCGCGCACGCCCGCGAGGTCTATGCCCACGCGGCGAAGCTGCCGGGCATCGAGGTGACCGGCACCGACGTGCATATCGGCAGCCAGATCACCGATCTCGCCAACATGGAGATCGCGTTCCGGATCCTCGCCGAGTTCGTGCAGACGCTGCGCGCCGACGGCCACAACATCTCCCATGTCGATTTCGGCGGCGGCCTCGGCATTCCCTACTACATGGACCGCGAGGCGCCGCCGGCACCCGACGCCTATGCGGCCATGGTCAGGCGCGTCACCCACAATCTCGGCTGCACGCTGATGTTCGAGCCTGGCCGCATGATCGTCGGCAATGCCGGCATCCTGGTCACCAAGGTGATCTACGTGAAGCACGGCGACGGCAAGAACTTCGTCATCATCGACGCCGCGATGAACGACCTGATCCGCCCGACGCTGTACGAGGCCCACCACGACATTCTGCCGGTGCAGCAGCCGGCCAAGGGCGCAGCCACCATCATGGCGGACGTCGTCGGCCCGGTCTGCGAGACCGGCGACTATCTCGCCCTCGACCGCACGCTGGCGACGCCAAAGGCAGGCGATCTCCTCGCCATCATGACCGCCGGCGCCTATGGCGCGGTGCAGGCCGGCACCTACAACACGCGACCGCTGGTGCCCGAGGTGCTGGTGAAGGACGACCAGTACGCGGTGGTGCGCCCCCGCATCGAGGTCGAGCAGCTAATAGCGATGGACAAGCCGGCGCCGTGGCTGTGA
- a CDS encoding carboxymuconolactone decarboxylase family protein, producing the protein MDKKMHDKGLEVRKAVLGEAYVNNALKNVDDFNRPFQEMLNEYCWGTVWGREELPRKTRSMLNIAMIAILNRQHEFRAHLKGALTNGVTRDEIREILMQVAIYGGMPAAVDSFRIAREVFAEIDGKA; encoded by the coding sequence ATGGACAAGAAGATGCATGACAAAGGCCTGGAAGTCCGCAAAGCGGTGCTGGGCGAGGCCTATGTCAACAACGCCCTGAAGAACGTCGACGACTTCAACCGTCCGTTCCAGGAGATGCTCAACGAATATTGCTGGGGCACGGTGTGGGGCCGCGAGGAACTGCCGCGCAAGACCCGCAGCATGCTCAACATCGCGATGATCGCGATCCTCAACCGCCAGCACGAATTTCGCGCGCATCTGAAGGGCGCGCTGACCAACGGCGTCACGCGCGACGAGATCCGCGAAATCCTGATGCAGGTCGCGATCTATGGCGGCATGCCGGCGGCAGTCGACAGCTTCCGGATTGCGCGCGAGGTGTTCGCAGAGATTGATGGAAAGGCGTGA
- the argH gene encoding argininosuccinate lyase produces the protein MSNKMWGGRFSERPDEIMEEINVSIDVDRHLFAQDIAASKAHAAMLAAQGIITASDAKNIGKGLDTILSEIGKGGFEFKRALEDIHMNVESRLSELIGPAAGRLHTARSRNDQVATDFRLFVRDVIDETDAALAAFQGALVERALEHAATVMPGFTHLQTAQPVTFGHHLLAYVEMAARDRGRFQDARKRLNESPLGAAALAGTSFPIDRHATAKALLFDRPMANSLDAVSDRDFVLETLSAASICAVHMSRFAEEIVIWTSPLVGLIRLSDKFTTGSSIMPQKRNPDAAELVRAKTGRVIGALNGLLIVMKGLPLAYQKDMQEDKQGAMEGFAALSLAIRAMTGMVGDLVPDEAKMRAAAGEGYATATDLADWLVRTLKMPFREAHHVTGRIVAQAAKDGVALHELPLKDMQAIEPKITKDVLGVLSVESSVKSRTSFGGTAPKNVASQAKAWAKRLEKERKLG, from the coding sequence ATGAGCAACAAGATGTGGGGCGGCCGGTTCTCGGAACGACCCGATGAGATCATGGAGGAAATCAACGTCTCCATCGACGTCGATCGTCACCTCTTTGCCCAGGACATTGCCGCGTCCAAGGCCCACGCCGCGATGCTTGCTGCGCAGGGCATCATTACGGCCTCTGATGCGAAAAATATCGGCAAGGGTCTAGACACGATTTTGTCAGAGATCGGCAAGGGCGGCTTCGAATTCAAGCGCGCGCTCGAGGACATCCATATGAACGTCGAGAGCCGGCTGTCGGAGCTGATCGGCCCCGCCGCCGGCCGCCTGCACACTGCGCGTTCGCGCAACGACCAGGTCGCCACCGACTTCCGCCTGTTCGTCCGCGACGTGATCGACGAGACTGATGCCGCGCTCGCCGCGTTCCAAGGGGCGCTGGTGGAGCGCGCGCTGGAGCATGCCGCGACCGTGATGCCCGGCTTCACGCATCTGCAGACCGCGCAGCCGGTGACCTTCGGCCACCATCTGCTCGCCTATGTCGAGATGGCCGCGCGCGACCGCGGCCGCTTCCAGGACGCGCGCAAGCGGCTGAACGAGTCGCCGCTCGGCGCGGCCGCGCTCGCCGGGACCTCGTTCCCGATCGATCGTCATGCCACCGCGAAAGCGCTTCTCTTCGACCGTCCGATGGCGAACTCGCTCGATGCGGTCTCGGACCGCGATTTCGTGCTGGAGACCTTGTCGGCGGCTTCGATCTGCGCCGTGCACATGTCGCGTTTTGCCGAGGAGATCGTGATCTGGACCTCACCGCTGGTCGGCCTGATCAGGCTCAGCGACAAGTTCACCACGGGCTCCTCGATCATGCCGCAGAAGCGCAACCCGGATGCGGCCGAACTCGTGCGCGCCAAGACCGGGCGCGTCATCGGCGCGCTCAACGGGCTTCTGATCGTGATGAAGGGCTTGCCGCTCGCCTATCAAAAGGACATGCAGGAGGACAAGCAGGGTGCCATGGAGGGCTTTGCCGCGCTGTCGCTCGCGATCCGCGCCATGACCGGCATGGTCGGCGACCTCGTGCCGGATGAAGCGAAGATGAGGGCGGCGGCCGGCGAGGGCTACGCCACCGCGACCGATCTTGCCGACTGGCTGGTGAGGACGCTGAAAATGCCGTTCCGCGAGGCCCATCACGTCACCGGCCGGATCGTGGCGCAGGCCGCCAAGGACGGTGTCGCGCTCCACGAGCTGCCGCTGAAGGACATGCAGGCGATCGAGCCGAAGATCACCAAGGACGTGCTCGGCGTGCTCTCGGTCGAATCGTCGGTGAAGAGCCGCACCAGCTTCGGCGGTACCGCGCCGAAGAACGTGGCGTCCCAGGCCAAGGCCTGGGCGAAGCGGCTGGAAAAAGAGCGAAAATTGGGCTGA
- a CDS encoding response regulator, which produces MPKVLIADDEESMRTLVARAIAMDGHHTVTAQDGAEALEILIREDGAFDLLLTDIQMPVMDGIALALSAARDFPDLTILLMTGFADQRERASNLDALVHDVVTKPFSVADIRTAVADALAAKKR; this is translated from the coding sequence ATGCCCAAAGTCTTGATCGCCGACGACGAGGAGTCGATGCGCACGCTGGTCGCGCGCGCCATCGCGATGGACGGTCACCACACCGTCACCGCGCAGGACGGTGCCGAAGCGCTGGAGATCCTGATCCGCGAGGACGGCGCGTTCGACCTGCTGCTCACCGACATCCAGATGCCGGTGATGGACGGAATCGCGCTCGCACTCTCCGCCGCGCGCGATTTCCCCGATCTGACCATTCTGCTGATGACCGGATTTGCCGACCAGCGCGAACGCGCCTCGAACCTCGACGCGCTGGTGCATGACGTGGTGACCAAGCCGTTCTCGGTCGCCGACATTCGCACCGCGGTCGCCGATGCGCTGGCGGCGAAGAAGCGGTAG
- a CDS encoding lipoprotein — protein MTSKFRPASSGWAIIVLSLTALALAGCGRKGPLDLPPTASNASTANVAAPTDTETEAQRTPSVFNPTYGAEAAPAAPKGKKRSFILDPLLDEKPGN, from the coding sequence GTGACGTCAAAGTTTCGCCCGGCCAGCTCGGGGTGGGCCATCATTGTCCTTAGCCTGACGGCGCTCGCACTTGCCGGCTGCGGCCGCAAGGGCCCGCTCGACCTGCCGCCGACCGCCTCCAACGCGTCCACGGCCAACGTTGCCGCGCCGACGGACACCGAGACCGAAGCCCAGAGGACGCCGAGCGTGTTCAATCCCACCTACGGGGCGGAAGCCGCGCCGGCGGCGCCCAAGGGCAAGAAACGATCGTTTATCCTCGACCCGCTCCTGGACGAAAAGCCCGGAAACTGA
- a CDS encoding NAD(P)-dependent oxidoreductase — MEIGFIGLGNMGLPMARRLIEAGHRLVVFDTRNEVVDKLVGRGAKAATSPKDVADQVETVMASLPSLQASLEVATGPNGVIEGQRVRRFVDLSTVGSQMAAKIHGLLARRNIVQIDSPVSGGVGGAEKGTLAVMVSGPKAEFETIKAALGVIGKVFFIGEKPGAAQTMKLANNFLSATAIVATSEAVVMGVKAGLDPAVMIDVINAGSGMNTASRDKFPRSVLPRTFDFGFATGLMVKDVRLALEEMKQLGLSMEVADAVGRLWETVISTEGADSDFTAAIKPIEKKAGVVVGGKSGGLAGK; from the coding sequence ATGGAGATCGGATTCATCGGCCTCGGAAACATGGGATTGCCGATGGCACGGCGGCTGATCGAGGCGGGGCATCGGCTCGTCGTGTTCGATACGCGCAACGAGGTCGTCGACAAGCTTGTCGGCCGCGGCGCAAAAGCGGCGACGTCGCCGAAGGACGTTGCCGACCAGGTCGAGACCGTGATGGCGAGCCTGCCCTCGCTGCAGGCGTCGCTCGAGGTCGCCACAGGGCCGAACGGCGTGATCGAGGGCCAGCGCGTCAGGCGCTTCGTGGACCTATCGACCGTCGGCTCGCAGATGGCGGCGAAGATTCACGGCCTGCTTGCTAGGCGCAACATCGTGCAGATCGACAGCCCCGTCTCGGGCGGCGTCGGCGGCGCGGAGAAGGGCACGCTGGCGGTGATGGTGTCCGGGCCCAAGGCGGAATTCGAGACGATCAAGGCCGCGCTCGGCGTGATCGGCAAGGTGTTCTTCATCGGCGAGAAGCCAGGCGCGGCGCAGACCATGAAGCTCGCCAACAATTTCCTCTCGGCCACCGCGATCGTGGCGACGTCGGAAGCCGTGGTGATGGGCGTAAAGGCCGGGCTCGATCCCGCCGTCATGATCGACGTCATCAATGCCGGCTCGGGCATGAACACCGCGAGCCGCGACAAGTTTCCGCGTTCGGTGCTGCCGCGCACCTTCGACTTCGGCTTCGCCACGGGCTTGATGGTGAAAGACGTGCGGCTGGCGCTCGAAGAGATGAAGCAGCTCGGCCTGTCGATGGAGGTCGCCGACGCGGTCGGGCGGCTGTGGGAGACCGTGATCAGCACGGAGGGCGCCGATTCCGATTTCACCGCGGCGATCAAGCCGATCGAAAAGAAGGCGGGGGTCGTGGTCGGTGGGAAGAGCGGCGGATTGGCGGGGAAGTAG